From one Agathobaculum sp. NTUH-O15-33 genomic stretch:
- a CDS encoding pyruvate formate lyase family protein: MTPRLEKIRTRLFEQEYHDPGTWYFKDTCIVTDENRHEPLVVRKGLATRHMGEHLPAYIRPDELIVGNPNMNSVGFGTVLPVYATEEELAEAKQYKLNANSVWGHHPPHWEKVLHIGFRGITDEIQRMLLAECSKQTPDEKSVAEYRAMLYAIEGVVHFAERHAQQALADAAQETDPKRRRELIEIHRVCSRVPYLPAETLHEAVQAYWFTYAMVNSGGEYVPLGRVDQHLYPYYRRDLENGLIDDERADDLVGSFLAKCNERICTDTKNWENHYDFGLFSQGVPLSYSTGTEESGGHESGGYDIRALQYQENESIDSDANFNFGQSGNDWLMNMIIGGVRPDGEDGTNEITFKLLRLRFEMQLLMPTLSVRVSSKAPDRLWRELALCLRHCEGEPAIYNDDAIIPGFVDIGIPLEEARDYTNDGCWETLIPGKSYFSYAHIMNLRCLEWVFTRGVTVMTGETEGVDTGALDSLTDFETFYAAYCKQVDSQIELQVNRRLENLGMSEMIAPDPLMSTIMEGCIEKGRDMTGAGILPYTFHLLLITGLSNVVDSLCAVKKLVYEDRVATLADFKKAIENNWEGCEELRLIALNRVPKYGNDNDYADDMLARVMKDFENSCVAWRAKQDKIKIPAGIGTFENYAALGRNLSASPDGRGAGEALAPNYSPTPGVDVNGPTAVIKSATRPELMRYFCGCPLDISLNANEYLGEVGVTRMEGIIRSFCDLGGQIATITATSIEELQDAVVHPEKHKDLKVRMGGLSAYFIAMSAMQQQNIIQRFAKGAVIK; this comes from the coding sequence ATGACACCCAGACTGGAAAAAATCAGAACGCGGCTGTTTGAACAGGAATACCACGATCCCGGCACTTGGTATTTCAAGGACACCTGCATTGTAACGGATGAAAACAGGCACGAACCGCTGGTCGTCCGCAAGGGCTTGGCCACCCGCCACATGGGCGAGCACCTGCCGGCCTATATCCGGCCGGATGAGCTGATCGTCGGCAACCCAAATATGAACAGCGTGGGCTTTGGCACGGTCCTGCCCGTATACGCGACCGAGGAGGAGCTGGCGGAGGCGAAGCAGTATAAGCTTAACGCCAATTCCGTATGGGGCCACCATCCGCCGCACTGGGAAAAGGTGCTGCATATCGGTTTCCGCGGCATTACGGACGAGATTCAGCGCATGCTGCTCGCTGAATGTTCCAAGCAAACGCCCGATGAAAAATCGGTTGCCGAATACCGCGCCATGCTGTACGCGATCGAAGGCGTGGTGCACTTTGCCGAACGCCACGCCCAGCAAGCCCTCGCGGACGCGGCGCAGGAGACCGACCCCAAGCGCCGCCGCGAGCTGATCGAAATACACCGCGTGTGCAGCCGGGTGCCTTATTTGCCCGCCGAGACCCTGCACGAGGCCGTGCAGGCCTACTGGTTTACTTACGCCATGGTCAATTCCGGCGGCGAATATGTGCCGCTGGGCCGTGTCGATCAGCACCTGTATCCGTACTACCGGCGCGATCTGGAAAACGGGCTGATCGACGACGAGCGCGCCGACGATCTGGTCGGTTCCTTCCTCGCCAAGTGCAACGAGCGCATTTGCACGGATACGAAAAACTGGGAAAACCATTACGACTTCGGCCTGTTCTCGCAAGGTGTGCCGCTTTCCTACTCGACCGGCACCGAGGAATCGGGCGGCCACGAATCCGGCGGCTACGACATCCGCGCGCTGCAATATCAGGAGAATGAGAGCATCGACAGTGACGCGAACTTCAACTTCGGTCAGTCCGGCAACGACTGGCTGATGAACATGATCATCGGCGGCGTGCGTCCGGACGGCGAGGACGGCACCAACGAGATCACGTTTAAGCTGCTCCGCCTGCGCTTTGAAATGCAGCTGCTCATGCCGACGCTGTCGGTGCGCGTATCAAGTAAAGCGCCCGACCGGCTGTGGCGCGAATTGGCGCTTTGCCTGCGCCACTGCGAGGGCGAGCCCGCCATTTATAACGACGACGCGATCATCCCCGGTTTTGTCGATATCGGCATTCCGCTTGAGGAGGCGCGCGACTATACGAACGACGGCTGCTGGGAAACGCTCATTCCCGGCAAGAGCTATTTCAGCTATGCGCACATCATGAACCTGCGTTGTTTGGAATGGGTGTTCACCCGCGGCGTGACCGTAATGACCGGCGAAACCGAAGGCGTGGACACCGGCGCGCTGGACAGCCTGACTGATTTTGAAACCTTCTACGCCGCCTACTGCAAGCAGGTGGACAGTCAGATCGAGTTGCAGGTCAACCGCCGGTTGGAAAACCTCGGCATGAGCGAAATGATCGCGCCCGATCCGCTCATGTCGACGATCATGGAGGGCTGCATTGAAAAGGGCCGCGATATGACCGGCGCGGGCATCCTGCCCTACACCTTCCACCTGCTGCTGATCACCGGTCTGTCCAACGTCGTCGATTCGCTGTGCGCGGTCAAGAAGCTGGTTTACGAGGACCGCGTGGCGACGCTCGCGGATTTTAAAAAAGCGATTGAAAATAACTGGGAGGGCTGCGAGGAGCTGCGTCTGATCGCCTTGAACCGCGTGCCCAAGTACGGCAATGACAATGATTACGCGGACGACATGCTCGCGCGCGTGATGAAGGATTTTGAAAACTCATGCGTCGCTTGGCGCGCCAAACAGGATAAGATCAAGATCCCCGCCGGTATCGGCACGTTTGAAAACTACGCCGCACTGGGCCGCAACCTGAGCGCCAGCCCGGATGGGCGCGGCGCGGGCGAAGCCCTTGCGCCGAATTACTCCCCCACGCCGGGCGTGGACGTAAACGGCCCGACCGCCGTGATCAAAAGCGCGACGCGCCCCGAGCTGATGCGTTACTTCTGCGGCTGCCCGCTGGACATTTCGCTGAACGCCAACGAGTACCTAGGCGAAGTGGGCGTCACCCGTATGGAGGGCATCATCCGCTCCTTCTGCGATCTGGGCGGCCAGATCGCGACCATCACGGCGACCAGCATCGAGGAATTACAGGACGCGGTCGTGCATCCGGAAAAGCACAAGGACCTGAAAGTCCGCATGGGCGGCCTGTCGGCTTATTTTATCGCGATGAGCGCCATGCAGCAGCAAAATATCATCCAGCGCTTTGCCAAGGGCGCTGTCATCAAGTAA